AAAATTATAATCTATCAATTTCTGAAGCCTTTCAATTCATCACCAAATTTATCGTCTTCAGAAACTTCCCTACCCCTTGTAGTAAGATAACCTCCTGTAAGAAACCCATTTGCACCAGCAAGCATAAGGAGTCCTTGAAAATCTTTCATTTTTGTCTCTCTACCAGCAGCAAATTTGATCACTATTTTAGGATTAATCAATCTAAATAAAGCAAATGATAATGCTATTTCACTTACAGATAACTCTTCAATTCCTTCAAGTGGTGTCCCTGGAATTGGAATTAAAACATTCAATGGAATTACCTCAACTTCCAATTCTTTTAGCTTGAACGCCATCTCTATTCTGTCTTTCATAGATTCACCAAGACCAATAATACCACCAGCACAAATTTCCACGCCAAATTCTTTTAGATATCTGATAGTCGAGTATTTTTCCTCAATGTCATGTGTTGTTGATATTAGTTTGTTGTACTTTGAAGGGGCTGTTTGAAGATTTATGTTGTAGTGCTTAATATTTTTTTTTGCCAATTCGTAAGCACGTTCTCTATTCAGAATTCCTATAGAAGCACATACGTTTAGCTGTGGGAATCTATCATAAATTAAATCTATTGCATCTAAAATCTC
This region of Candidatus Delongbacteria bacterium genomic DNA includes:
- the bioB gene encoding biotin synthase BioB, with product MLNISIMKVYDKVLNGTGISYDEAIELSNLKGEDILDLVSLANKVRNRFFGDPHVCTIMNAKSGKCSEDCKFCAQSSFHSTGIEEYPLANKEQILKQAENCYKSGVKHFGLVTSGRGYENTNDEFIEILDAIDLIYDRFPQLNVCASIGILNRERAYELAKKNIKHYNINLQTAPSKYNKLISTTHDIEEKYSTIRYLKEFGVEICAGGIIGLGESMKDRIEMAFKLKELEVEVIPLNVLIPIPGTPLEGIEELSVSEIALSFALFRLINPKIVIKFAAGRETKMKDFQGLLMLAGANGFLTGGYLTTRGREVSEDDKFGDELKGFRN